The following DNA comes from Streptomyces sp. NBC_00273.
CCTGGAACCCGGCGACGTGCAATGGACGGTGGAGGTCGCCAACCTCAAGGCACACCACTGCACCGGCGCACTCGGCGACCGCATCGAGGCCAAGGCCAAGCTCCTGGGCAACCAGCACACCCGGCACCCCCTGCGGGGACGTTCTCCCCAGGGGGCCGCCCAGCGCCTGGTACCGCAAGGACAGTACGTACCCCTCGGCTCCGTCCAGATCCCGCGGCCGAGCGCGGCCTTCCCCGAGCTGCGACTGCGCTTCACCCCCGCCGCGGGCCTGGTCTACGGGCCCACGAACCTCCTCCGGCGCACCAACAGGTATCCCCTGCCCGCCGAAAGGCTGATCCTCTCGCCGAACTCCCCCTGGTGCTCCTTCACCGGCGCGGGCGATCCGCGGACCGTGCCCGGCGGCCTGTTCGCCGGGGCGGCCGAGAACATTGACGGCGGGGTCTCGTTCGGTCTCGTGGACGACGTCTGCGACGGCCTGGTCACGGTCGAGGTCGGCGGGCTGACCGCCCGCGCGCGGGTCGTCGTCACGCCGCCCGATTTCGCACCCGACCGCAGACCCTTCACCTCGCTGGCCGACGGTCTCAAGGACCGGGTGAGCCGTGCGGAGGTCGGGGATCCCACGTACGTCACCAAGAATCCGAAGCTGACGGCGCTCGAGGTACGGGACCTGTTCGAACGCGTCCTGGAAGCCATGGACGCCGTCAACGTGGATGCCCAGAACGAGCGCGCCGTCAGCGAGAACGAGTCCCTCGGCCTGCCGCCGGAAGAGCCTGACCGCATGTTCCCGGTACCGGAGGCCCTGGACGGCGTCCGACTGCCGCTGACCGAACGGGGCCGGCGCAAACACCGCCGTTTCGTGGCGCTGGAGGTCCTGGAAGACATGCTCCGCGAACAGCCGGACCTCATCGAACGGTTCATCAGGAATCCGTACGCGGAGCCGGACTACTTCGACCGCCGGATGCCGGTCGCGGTGCGGGGGTCCGACGGCTTGCCCATGCACCTGACCCGCCGCCAGTACGACCTGCTGGTGACCTGGGCCAACTCGCTGCGGGCCACGGTCGAGGAGGGGACGTGAGCGTACTGCTGCAGATCGGCCGCCGCCCGCCGGAGCGCGAACCGCGGTCCGACGCCGGAGCCGGACCGCTCGGACTCGGAGCCGAGGCCAAGGTGTTCCGCAGCGCCCACGGGGCCCACCTGTTCGTCGCCGACGGCAGCCGGATCTACGACCTCCCGGAGGCGGCCGCGGACCGCTTGGACGCTTGGCAGGCGGCCTCCCGGGACCCCGCGCAGGACGCCGCCCTGGCCGCGGAACTCGGCCTGCCGATGTGGGGCGGGGAGGGCCTCCCGGGCCCCCGGATCGACGGCACCCCGGCCGAGGTGCCACCCCTGTCCTCCCTCTCGCTCAACGTGATGCAGGCCTGCAACCTCAGCTGCGGCCACTGCTACGCCGACGAGGGCCGGTTCGGCGGCTCCGCCCGGACCATGCCCCGCGAGACCGCGTTCGCCGCCGTGGACCGGCTCCTCGCGGAGGCCGCGCCCGGAGCCGGCGTCGTCGTCGGTTTCATGGGCGGTGAACCACTGCTCGCCCGCGACCTGGTGCACGAGGTCGTCAGGTACGCGACCCGGGCCGGAGCCGCCGCCGGACACGCCGTCCGCTTCGCGCTCACCACCAACCTCACCACGGTCCGGCCCGCGGACGCGGAGCTGTTCGCCGCCCACCCGTTCACCGTGGCCGTCAGCCTGGACGGCGACCGGACCGGCCACGACGCACTGCGCCGGGCTCCGGGCGGGGGCAGCGCGTACGACCGGCTGCGGGCCGGGCTGGAGGTGCTGGAGCGGCACGGAAGACCGCGCCACCTCTCGGCACGCGTCAGCGTGACCCCGTACACCGGACGGCTGATCGACATCCTGGAGCACGGCATCGGACTCGGCTTCGACGAGGTCGGCTTCGCCGCCGTGGTCAGCGCCCCGGACGCCGCGTACGAGATCGACACCGCCGCCTTCACCGGCTTCCTTGAACAGATGATCGAGTGCGGGGAAACGGCGCTGCGCGAGTTGGCGGCGGGCCGCCGGTACCCCTTCGGCAACTTCCAGACCGCGATGTACGAACTGCACTCGGGCGGCCATCGCCCGTACCCCTGCGGCGCCGGCGCCGGATACCTCAGCGCCTCCGCCGAGGGCGGCCTCTACGCCTGCCACCGGCTGGTCGACGATCCGGCCTTCGCCATGGGCTCGCTCAGCCAAGGACCCGACCACGGCGCCAGAGCGGCCCATCTGGCGGCCCGCCACGTGGACCGGGCCGAGCCCTGCCGGTCCTGCTGGGCCCGCTACCTGTGCGGCGGCGGCTGCTACCACGAGGTCACCCGGCGCGGCCGGCCCGGCTGCGACTACATCCGCGGCTGGCTGGCCTTCTGCCTGCGCGCCTACGTCGAACTCGGCGAGGCCGCACCGGAGTTCTTCCGGCAGACGGCGGTGTCCGACCTGCCGGCCGATCCGGCCGCCCTCGCCCGCTGACCCGCCCTCCGCCCCATCCGGCCGAAGGAGCCGCCATGAACGACCCCACTCCCGGAAGCGTCGACCTCCCCGTACCCCACGGGAAGGTCTTCGCCCGCAACCTCACGGCCCGCGCCGACCACGTCGTCCGCGGCAACCCGGCCGGCTCCCGCCCGGAGAGCGGTGTCGACAACTGCTTCCCCGGCCTGGAATTCGACCAGCGCAACCTGGACAAGTGCTTCTTCCCCGGCCTGACCGTCGACTTCCACCACGGCAGCGGATCGCGGGTGATCGCCGTCGCCGAAGGCGCCGCCACCGTTTCGGACCTCACGAGCGAAGACCTGCAGGTGACGGAGCAGTCGCCGTGGCGGCTCCATCTCTGGGCGGTATGCGGACGGACCGCCGTGGACCAGTCGGAGGCGCAGGCCCCCGTCCTCTCCGCCAGACGCCTCGACGGCATGTCGATGTGGCGCTTCGTCCACGATCTGCTGCCGGGCCGGATCGCGATCCGCCTCGGGCCGAGGCCTGGCCGGATCTCCCCGGGCGAATCAGGAGTGCCCGGCGGAAGCCTCAACGCCTTGCGGATGGCGAACGAGAGCAGGGTCGTGCGCGACGCGGCCGGGAGGGTGACCAGTGCCGTCCTGGTCGCTGACCGGGCCGACTACCTCACCGAAGACGGTGTCATCGACCCCGCGGTGTACCTCCCGGGCGACCTCACCCGGAGCCTGTGCGCACCCTGGCAGTACGACTTCCGCGAATGCGGCTGCTTCTACTGGGCCGCCTCCAAACCCGATATCTCCGCGAGCCACGACGGGAAGTTCCACCCCCTCAACTTCCAGCGCAGCAACCGCACCGCTGTCCCGCCAGAGCTGGACGGGCCCAGCTACTTCCCGCGCAATGCTCAGGAGCTCGACCATCCGGCGCTGATCACGAACTGGAACGTGCTGCCCGTCGTACTCAACGGCCGTGAGGACGACAGCCTCGGACTCCCCGCCCCGCTCGTGCTGGATCCGAAGACCCGCCCCGAAGTGGAGCAGAGGCTGGAGCACCTCGCCCGCGTCGAGCACGCGCTGTGCGTGGAGTACCTCTACGCGCACTATTCGCTGAACGCACCGCGCGAAATCGACCCGGCCACGGAGGCGGACGCACCCGAACGGAAGTTCTTCGCGGCGGCCCAGGAGGTGTTCGCCGTCGCACAGGACGAAATGCGGCACCTCCGATGGGTCAACGAGATCCTCGGCGTACTGGGGCGGCCGATCGTCCTCGACCCGCCCACCGAGGAGCTCGTCATCCAGGAAGAGACCCGGACGACGTTCAGGTTGGAACCGCTCAATCAGGCCCAGCTGGACTGGTTCATCAAGGTGGAGGAGACCAGCGCCGATCTCAATCCCCAGGGCATCGACGGGATGTACGTCCGACTGCACCAAACCATCCTGGACGAGAAGGAAGATCCGTACCCCCAGGCCGACCGGCTCTCGCACCTCATCAAACTGATCATCGACGAGGGCGTCGACCACTTCGAGCGGTTTAAGAAGGTCAAGGCACACCTCGCCGGATTCAGCGAGACCGAGTACCTGAGGACACTGACGCAGGACCCAACCGATCCGCTGGACCAGCGACTGCTCGAACTCGGCGACCTGAACTACGCCGTGCTGCTGGGCACGCTGAAGGACAGCCTGGGCGGCGGCGACACATCGGGCGGGATCGAGATCGAACATTCCCGGCAGGCGATGGCCAACTTCCACGAGGTCAACCACCTGCTGGCAGCGCGCGGGGTCGCCCCCCGCTTCAACGGGCCCGGGCCGCTCGGCAACGGTCAGGCCACCCTGGCCGCCGCACGGTCCGCCATGACGTTGCAGCAGACCATCAGCTCACTGGACGGACCCGCCCTCGGTGCCATGATGACCCGCCACCGGGCCGACATGCAGGCGCTGATCGACGCCCTCACGCCGTGACCGTCACCATCGCCGGATCCGGACTGGCCGAACTCACCTGCGCCTGGCTGCTCGCCTCGCGCGGCCACCGGGTCCGGCTCCGGCCCCGCCGCCCCTCGTACGGTCCCCGCCCACTGCTGCTGGGCGACGACACCCTCGCCCTCCTGCGGTCCCTCTGGGGCGTCGCGTCGCCGGCCGACGGCCACCGGCTGACCCACCGCCACGTCCGCTGGGCCCCGGGACCTCCCGATCCGCCCCTCGCTCACCCGGCGGTGGTCTTGGACGGCGCCCTGCTGTGCCGCCGACTCCTCGACCGGCTCTGCGCCCATCACCCCGACACCGCCCGCCCCGAACGCGAACCCGCCGAACCCGATCCCGAACCCGATCCCGACCCCGATCCCGAGCCCGAACCCGATCCCGCCGGCCCGCCGCACTGGACGGTCACGGCCGAACCGCCGACAGGACACCCCGGCGAGCACTGGACCGCCGGCCGCCGGCACCTGCTGGCGGGCGAGGCCCCGCTCGCCCCGGGCCAGGACGCCACCACGGCCCGCCTCGACCGCACCGACCTCGCCTGGCTCCACCTCACCCCGCTCGGCAACGGCCGCGCCCTGCTCCAGGCGATGGTTCCGGGCCCCGTCGCGCGCCCCGCCGAGCTGCTCGGACGGCTCCTCGCCACATCCGAACTGGCCCCA
Coding sequences within:
- a CDS encoding radical SAM/SPASM domain-containing protein, yielding MSVLLQIGRRPPEREPRSDAGAGPLGLGAEAKVFRSAHGAHLFVADGSRIYDLPEAAADRLDAWQAASRDPAQDAALAAELGLPMWGGEGLPGPRIDGTPAEVPPLSSLSLNVMQACNLSCGHCYADEGRFGGSARTMPRETAFAAVDRLLAEAAPGAGVVVGFMGGEPLLARDLVHEVVRYATRAGAAAGHAVRFALTTNLTTVRPADAELFAAHPFTVAVSLDGDRTGHDALRRAPGGGSAYDRLRAGLEVLERHGRPRHLSARVSVTPYTGRLIDILEHGIGLGFDEVGFAAVVSAPDAAYEIDTAAFTGFLEQMIECGETALRELAAGRRYPFGNFQTAMYELHSGGHRPYPCGAGAGYLSASAEGGLYACHRLVDDPAFAMGSLSQGPDHGARAAHLAARHVDRAEPCRSCWARYLCGGGCYHEVTRRGRPGCDYIRGWLAFCLRAYVELGEAAPEFFRQTAVSDLPADPAALAR
- a CDS encoding ferritin-like domain-containing protein, with protein sequence MNDPTPGSVDLPVPHGKVFARNLTARADHVVRGNPAGSRPESGVDNCFPGLEFDQRNLDKCFFPGLTVDFHHGSGSRVIAVAEGAATVSDLTSEDLQVTEQSPWRLHLWAVCGRTAVDQSEAQAPVLSARRLDGMSMWRFVHDLLPGRIAIRLGPRPGRISPGESGVPGGSLNALRMANESRVVRDAAGRVTSAVLVADRADYLTEDGVIDPAVYLPGDLTRSLCAPWQYDFRECGCFYWAASKPDISASHDGKFHPLNFQRSNRTAVPPELDGPSYFPRNAQELDHPALITNWNVLPVVLNGREDDSLGLPAPLVLDPKTRPEVEQRLEHLARVEHALCVEYLYAHYSLNAPREIDPATEADAPERKFFAAAQEVFAVAQDEMRHLRWVNEILGVLGRPIVLDPPTEELVIQEETRTTFRLEPLNQAQLDWFIKVEETSADLNPQGIDGMYVRLHQTILDEKEDPYPQADRLSHLIKLIIDEGVDHFERFKKVKAHLAGFSETEYLRTLTQDPTDPLDQRLLELGDLNYAVLLGTLKDSLGGGDTSGGIEIEHSRQAMANFHEVNHLLAARGVAPRFNGPGPLGNGQATLAAARSAMTLQQTISSLDGPALGAMMTRHRADMQALIDALTP